aaaaaaaaaaaaaaaagacacttcaCCTAGTATCTAGGAAACATTAGACAAACCCAAACTCAAGGAGGTTTTACAAAATAACTGATCTGTAACCTCAAAACTGTCCAGGTCATGAAAGTCAAGGAAGAGCTGAGGAACTTCTCTAGATTGAAGGAAACTCATGAGACATGACACTAAATGCAATGTGCAATTCTGAATTGGATCCTTTTGCTAAGAAGTACAACGTTGAGACAACTGGCAAAACTTGAATGGGATCTGAGGAGTAGATGGTGGtaacaatgttaatttcctgattttgatagtCTTATTATGGCTATGTAGCACACAGTTGTTTAAGAAAATACACCCTAAAATGTTCTGAGTAATTAGGCATAGTATCAACAACTAATTTTCAAATGGTtcgggaaaaaaaatttttttgtactaTACTTGCAACTTTTCTGAAAGCCTGAGATTAtttcaagataaaatatttttaaaatgcaattactTAAATTCTTCCCATGTTTCTGCCCACGTAAACGTCAATCCGAAGGACATGCCTtcagaagcctttttttttttttttttttttttttttttttgagatggcgtctcaccgtgttgcccaggctggagtttagtggcacaatcttggctcactgcaacctccacctcccgggttcaagcgaatctcttgcctcagcttcccgggcagctgggactacaggcgtgtgccaacacgcctagctaatttttgtatttttagtggagacagggtttcaccatgttggcaaggctggtctcaaactcctaacctcaggtgatccacccacctcggcctcccacagtgctgggattacaggtgtgagacactgcgcctggcacAGAAGCTCTTAAACGCTTTATCTCTTCGCAGATGTTAATGAAATgcaattctggccgggcgcggtggttcacgcctgtaatcccagcactttgaggggccgaggtgggtggatcacgaggtcaggaaatcgagaccatcctggcaaaacacggtgaaaccccgtctctattaaaaatacaaaaaaattagccgggcgtggtggcaggtgcctgtagtcccaactactcgggaggctgaggcagtagaatggcgtgaacccgggaggcggagcttgcagtgagctgagatcgcgccactgcactccagactgggtgacagagtgagactctgtctcaaaaaaaaaaaaaaaaaaaaaaagaaatgcaattctGAATTTTGGCgggtttttttcttcatttctctgtcTTGTCTGAAGCTTCAGTGCAAAATCCATATTATTAAACTATCATCTATTTTACCTCCATTTTTACATATTAAACCTTATTAAGCACTACTATGTGCTGGGCCATGTACTAAATCTTTTTCAGGCATTGTTTCTTTTAACCTTGACCTCTTGCTACTTCCCCCCTTCATACTCCAGCCTAGAGCACGGGGACTCCTGTAGGCTTTCTCTCTGCGTGTTTGCAAAATGCAGTGCCTCTgcctctcttttttctccctcttgtCTTCACCCCTTAACTCCTATTTATTCTTCAGGTTTCAGCTAGGATGACACTTCCTCCAAGGAGCCTTTCCTTAAGTCTGAGTGGGGGCCCCTCCCCGTGCCCAGGCCTCTCTTCTTTTACCATTGTACTTTTacactatattttaattttctgttttctcttctgttccctCTTCTATGCTTATTCAAGAGCAAGGACTGTTTTTACTGCTGTTGTACCAAAGCTAACAGAGGCCTTCATCCATGATGTTACTCTCAAGAGATTTTAATTAGTGATTTCTTGCTTCTGAAAATAGGAAGGTTGATTTGATGTAAAATATCCAATCACTAGTAATTAATTACGTTAATTTTGCCCTTGTTCTTTAATTAAAACAACGTCCAAAGTCCTTTTAATGACAATGTGTATTACGATGATACTAAAATTTCTCACCAAAGTCCAAAACACTGGTTTTCTACATGACTCTTCCGGGTAAAAGTGAATTATCAGCAGAgcagtaaataaaatacattcacattAATCCTCAAGTGACTTCTAATCTAGGGGAGCACTGAAAGGGTTACATTCATAGGATTGATTTAAAGGCAACTTCTTTAAACAGCAGtgacttaaaaataattctaatttacTCTAAATTCTTTCTGGCCAGGCAATCAacacaggaaagagaaaaggtcTTAATTTTCTACTAATTTGTGTCTTGcgaaagaatttttttgtttttttccttgagacggagtctctgttgctcaaactggagtgcagtggcgctatattggctcactgcaacctccatctgaattaatttttttaattcagaaaacatCTATTGGCACCACAGAAATCTTGGAGTTATAATAAAAGTGAACTTTATGTTATAAAAGGACAAGTCGAGATTGGTGAACAAAGCTGAAAAAACCAGCAAGAACACCTTCCAAGTCCTCTACCACTTGAAGTTAAGGATTCCcctcatttttcttcctctctccctcccctccagcccCACGAAACATGGACTTGCGGTCCACAGAGTCCAGTGGAGGCGCTGAGCAGCTGGAGAGTGACCCATTACACTGTGCCATTAGCACAGAATTGCTCTAGGCTGGGGTGTGAGGAAACCGACATTCTCTTCCACTCTGCACCCACAATAGGCCACCCCAGGGGACGAGCTGCTGGGACTCAAGAGCCGTGGACTCTGGCTGCTGGAACCTGCTGTTTCCACTGTAAGCTACCATTTAGTGAACATTTTCTAAGTATTGGGAACTGTTCTAAGTggttttcatgttttgtttttgttgttgttgttgttgttttgagtttcgctcttgttgcccaggttggagtgcaatgacgcgacctcggctcactgcaacctctgcctcctgggttcaagcgattctcctgcctcatcctcccgagtacctgggatgacaggcatgcgccaccatgcccggctaattttgtattttcaatacagacggggtttctcatgttggtcaagctggttcCGACctcgcgacctcaggtgatccgcccgcctcggcctcccaaagtgctgcgattacaggcgtgagccaccgcgcccagccgaacctggttattgttgttgtttctaaaaacagtgtctcattctgtgaCCCAGGCGCGGGgagcagtagcgcgatctcggctcactgcagcctggaactcctggggtcTCCAGTTACCTGTTGTTTCCTCTTCACGTAGGAAGAGTGCATGTAACAGTAAGACACAACTGTTTCATATTACAGGTAAAGAGTTTACGCCAAAGAAACGCCAAAACTAGGCTACACTTCGAAGAATCACCGCTCAAGTTCTGGGAAAAAAGAGGTGATGGTTGAACAACACTGTGAAGGTAATCGATGCCACTGAAACACGCTTAAACTAGTTAAAGTGGCGAATTTTATCTGGCATATATTATCACCATTTTTAGCAATCTTTTTTGGCAGGTGAAGAAAAGCAAGGCTCCAGGAGGCCCTGCGCACCGGTCTACGCCCACTAACTCACCCGCCCCCTGCGCCGCGTCTCCCTTCTCAATTTCAGTCGCCCCATTGATAAAAACGAGGTGGCTATCTGAGGTGGCCTTCAGCGGTCTTTCCAGCTCCACGGTTTTACAGTCTGGAGCCAGGAAAGAAAAACTCCAAGGTCCTCACTTCAAAGCAACCGTCCGAGCCCTGCCGCGCCGCTCCACTCCGCCCAGCTCCTCTCCGCCCCGCTCCTCTCCGCCCCGGGGTCTGGAGTCGCCGCCCGCAGGGGCGCACGGGCCGCAGCACGCGTGCGCAGTGGGCACCAAGAGCGCTGCGTCGTCCACGCCGCGCCCGGCCCTACGCCGCAGCACCCGCCTGCAAGGCCCTGAGGGAGGCGGCGGAGGGCGGAGGCCGAGTGCGCTGAGTGCTCGGCTGACCGTTGGCCCCTCGGCCGGCGCCCTAGCCGACTTCCCTTCGCCGCTCCGCGCCTCCCCGCCTCCCCGGCTCTGGTTCCAACACCCCAGCGCCGAGCCGGGGAGGCGGGGAGGACTCCCCACGTGTGCCGCCCCGGGGCCTCCCGCTCGTCCCGCCCCGAGGGGCgtgaggaggggaggggctgcGGACTTCGGACTCGGGCCCGGAGACTGCCTCCTACCCAGAGCCGGAGCCCGCAACCCGCTCAGGCGGCGACAGAGCCATGTCGCCACTGCTGGGGCTCCGGCCCGAGCTGCAGGACACTTGCACCTCGCTGGGACTGATGCTGTCGGTGGTGCTGCTCATAGGGCTGGCCCGCGTGGTCGCCCGGCAGCAGCTGCACAGGCCGGTGGCCCACGCCTTCGTCCTGGAGTTTCTAGCCACCTTCCAGCTCTGCTGCTGCACCCACGAGCTGCAACTGCTGAGCGAGCAGCACCCCGCGCACCCCACCTGGACGCTGACGCTCGTCTACTTCTTCTCGCTGGTGCATGGTCTGACTCTGGTAGGCACGTTCAGCAACCCGTGCGGCGTGATGATGCAGATGATGCTGGGGGGCATGTCCCCAGAGACGGGCGCGGTCAGGCTATTGGCTCAGCTGGTTAGTGCCCTGTGCAGCAGGTACTGCACAAGCGCCCTGTGGAACTTGGGTCTGACCCAGTATCACGTCAGCGAGAGGAGCTTCGCTTGCAAGAATCCCATCCAAGTCGACTTGTTCAAAGCAGTCATCACAGAGGCCGTCTGCTCCTTTCTTTTCCACAGCGCTCTGCTGCACTTTCAGGAGGTCCGAACCAAGCTTCGTATCCACCTGCTGGCTGCACTCATCACCTTTTTGGTCTATGCAGGTTTGTCATTCCCACCAAATACTTGGCACTTCCAGAGCCTCTATGACATGAGGCTGTAAgttctttactaaaatacatttgaaatccTCTATCCCGCTATGATGTAAATGCTGGAATCCCCGTTATTCTAACCATTTTGCAGCCCGTTCTTAACCAGTAGGGCCGACACATAGAGCCTTCATGCAGTGCTTTTTTGAACACCAGAGAAAGGAGCCACCTCTGTGCTGAAACTGAGATATTGTGAGATATTGCCAGGGGTTCAGATATCCTACAAGGGGTTTGTTTTAATGGTAGAAAGGAAAGATAACTTATTTATGCCAAGGTGGTATAGATCCTTTCGGATACTCTTACTGAAAAATGATCCTGGCTTTACAAAGTTCCTTTCGATTTAAAGCACAAGGCACATGATTGGTTAGTATAACAGCGGAGAGTAGGAATTTTGTAGTTCCATTCTAGTCCTATAAATTACTTAAAGTCATTTCTTATTtccttaattcattttgagttatgaaatttcttattttaaaaattcattttgcgTTATACATGAACTTTTAAGTGACCTATcaagaaaaatgtgtttaaatgaGAACTTGCTTCAAATTaaagatgctttttaaaatataactcttGAGAAatctgttgatttcttttaaacCATTTGTTTACTTTGAAAGATCTCAGATGCGGTGGGCAATCTAGTCCTAAATGGGAGGAGAAAATCCAAAACATAAGTATTTAATGATGAAATGTGTCATGTTAAATGCTTACAACAGAATGTATTTATTGTGGCTACATCTAAATTATAAAAGACTGTGGAGGCAGAAATTACAACAAAGGAAATTTGTGGTAATAGTTATCTTCTGCCCATTAAAAGTGAAACCATGACTAGAAGCAAACTTCAAGATTATAAGGACTCCTAAACATGTACTTGACCTTCTAGGGTAAAAATGAAAGccttcagccgggcgcggtggctcacacctgtaatcccagcactttgggcggccgaggtgggtggatcactagaggtcaggagtttgccaccagcctggccaacatggtgaaacgcccgtctctactaaaaatacaaaaaaaaatttagctgggcgtggtggtgggcgcctgtaatctcagctactcgggaggctgaggcaggagaattgctggaaaccgggaggcggaggttgcagtgaggggagatcccGCCcttgtactcaagcctgggcaacaacagtgagactctgtc
This portion of the Macaca mulatta isolate MMU2019108-1 chromosome 14, T2T-MMU8v2.0, whole genome shotgun sequence genome encodes:
- the AQP11 gene encoding aquaporin-11 isoform X1, giving the protein MSPLLGLRPELQDTCTSLGLMLSVVLLIGLARVVARQQLHRPVAHAFVLEFLATFQLCCCTHELQLLSEQHPAHPTWTLTLVYFFSLVHGLTLVGTFSNPCGVMMQMMLGGMSPETGAVRLLAQLVSALCSRYCTSALWNLGLTQYHVSERSFACKNPIQVDLFKAVITEAVCSFLFHSALLHFQEVRTKLRIHLLAALITFLVYAGILLMILMFSFFLPWLHNNHTINKKE
- the AQP11 gene encoding aquaporin-11, translated to MSPLLGLRPELQDTCTSLGLMLSVVLLIGLARVVARQQLHRPVAHAFVLEFLATFQLCCCTHELQLLSEQHPAHPTWTLTLVYFFSLVHGLTLVGTFSNPCGVMMQMMLGGMSPETGAVRLLAQLVSALCSRYCTSALWNLGLTQYHVSERSFACKNPIQVDLFKAVITEAVCSFLFHSALLHFQEVRTKLRIHLLAALITFLVYAGGSLTGAVFNPALALSLHFMCFDEAFPQFFIVYWLAPSLGILLMILMFSFFLPWLHNNHTINKKE